From Vidua macroura isolate BioBank_ID:100142 chromosome 5, ASM2450914v1, whole genome shotgun sequence, the proteins below share one genomic window:
- the LOC128807173 gene encoding solute carrier organic anion transporter family member 1A2-like isoform X1 encodes MDSPSVRETQKQTPVSIKKDNMREPEKPRAEDKFCCISKLKVFLLALSLAFLGKTMSGAYMNSMYTQIEKQFNIPASLVGIINGSFEIGNLLLIAFVSYFGAKLHRPRIIALGCTVLSFGCLLISLPHFLFGRYHIESSISQRENDSVMPLCLVNQNLSSLPTEEPSTECEKEPGSLLWIFVMVGNIVRGMGETPIMPLGISYLEDFAKAENSPFYLACLHTATVIGPFLGLLLASFCAELFVDIGSVGADEITITATDARWVGAWWLGILICALLNLLVAIPFWFLPKSLVKEGETNEPEETSEKSATPLQENDKNETKQTMYEIAKDFIPFLKALLHNPVYMLFICITVLQFSAFDGMISFMPKYLEQQFGKSAADAIFLIGVYNLPVLCVGYFSGGLFMKKFKINLYQAANIAFWVSLLEYLLYFAAYWTVCDTSPVAGLTVSYQGIEQVSYAENTLLAGCNVDCDCPLKIWDPVCGNNGITYVSPCLAGCKSSRGAGRSVVFENCTCVAASGFSSPNISATLGQCDGHESCDKMLHYFLILTLVCSFIFSLAAMPGYMVLIRSLKPEEKSFGVGIHGLASRVFAGIPSPIYFGALIDTTCLKWGSMTCGGEGACRMYDIVTYRWLYLGLPAVLRGVSYIPSTLVLLILKKKLKSEKPVLLNEPIEMQDKGQEAVK; translated from the exons ATGGACAGTCCCAGTGTAAGAGAA ACTCAGAAACAGACACCAGTGTCAATTAAAAAAGACAACATGAGGGAGCCTGAGAAGCCACGTGCAGAGGACAagttctgctgcatttccaagCTGAAG GTATTTCTGCTGGCACTGTCACTTGCATTCCTTGGGAAAACGATGTCTGGTGCTTACATGAACAGCATGTACACACAGATAGAGAAACAATTTAATATCCCAGCTTCTTTAGTGGGCATCATTAATGGAAGCTTTGAAATTG GTAACTTGCTGCTGATAGCATTTGTGAGTTACTTTGGAGCAAAGCTTCACAGACCCAGGATAATTGCTTTGGGCTGCACAGTTCTGTCTTTTGGATGTCTTTTGATATCACTTCCTCATTTTCTGTTTGGGAG GTATCATATTGAAAGCAGCATTTCACAACGGGAAAATGATTCAGTGATGCCTCTGTGCCTTGTTAATCAAAACTTGTCCTCTTTGCCTACAGAGGAACCATCAACAG AGTGTGAAAAAGAGCCTGGGTCCCTGCTGTGGATTTTTGTGATGGTTGGAAACATAGTGCGAGGAATGGGTGAGACTCCCATCATGCCTTTAGGCATTTCCTATTTGGAGGATTTTGCCAAAGCAGAGAATTCACCTTTCTACCTGG CATGTCTACATACAGCAACTGTGATCGGCCCCTTCCTTGGTTTATTGTTGGCTTcattctgtgcagagctgtttgTTGACATTGGATCAGTTGGTGCAG ATGAGATAACTATAACAGCTACTGATGCCCGCTGGGTTGGAGCATGGTGGCTGGGCATTTTGATTTGTGCGCTGCTCAATCTCCTCGTGGCAATACCATTTTGGTTTTTGCCCAAGTCACTTGTGAAGGAAGGTGAAACCAATGAACCTGAAGAGACAAGTGAAAAAAGTGCAACACCATTGcaagaaaatgataaaaatgaaaccaaacagACCATGTATGAAATTGCTAAAG ATTTCATCCCCTTCCTCAAGGCTCTGCTCCACAACCCCGTGTATATGTTATTTATATGCATAACTGTGTTGCAGTTCAGTGCCTTTGATGGCATGATATCCTTCATGCCCAAATATCTGGAACAGCAGTTTGGAAAATCTGCAGCAGATGCCATCTTTTTAATTG GTGTTTACAACTTGCCAGTTCTATGCGTTGGGTATTTTTCTGGCGGCTTATTCATGAAGAAATTCAAGATAAATCTCTATCAGGCTGCGAACATAGCATTTTGGGTATCTTTACTGGAATACCTTCTCTACTTTGCTGCCTATTGGACTGTCTGTGATACCTCACCAGTTGCTGGTCTAACAGTTTCCTATCAAGG AATAGAGCAAGTTTCATATGCAGAAAATACTCTACTGGCTGGCTGCAACGTGGATTGTGATTGCCCACTTAAAATATGGGACCCTGTTTGTGGGAACAATGGAATCACTTACGTGTCACCATGTCTTGCTGGGTGTAAATCCtcaagaggagctggaaggagtGTG GTATTTGAGAACTGTACCTGTGTTGCAGCCTCAGGGTTTTCTTCTCCAAACATCTCTGCAACTCTGGGCCAGTGTGATGGACATGAAAGCTGTGACAAGATGctccattattttttaatattgactTTAGTCTGCAGCTTCATTTTTTCCTTAGCAGCCATGCCTGGATACATGGTCTTAATAAG GTCTCTGAAGCCTGAAGAGAAGTCATTTGGAGTGGGTATCCATGGGCTGGCTTCAAGAGTATTTG CTGGAATTCCATCTCCCATTTATTTTGGAGCTTTGATAGATACCACCTGCTTGAAGTGGGGTTCTATGACTTGTGGTGGAGAAGGAGCATGTAGGATGTATGATATTGTCACATACAG GTGGCTCTATCTTGGCCTGCCAGCAGTGTTACGTGGAGTGTCCTACATCCCAAGCACACTAGTTCTCCTCATTTTAAAGAAGAAACTTAAATCTGAAAAGCCAGTCTTATTAAATGAACCAATAGAAATGCAGGATAAAGGACAAGAAGCAGTGAAATAG
- the LOC128807173 gene encoding solute carrier organic anion transporter family member 1A2-like isoform X2, producing the protein MREPEKPRAEDKFCCISKLKVFLLALSLAFLGKTMSGAYMNSMYTQIEKQFNIPASLVGIINGSFEIGNLLLIAFVSYFGAKLHRPRIIALGCTVLSFGCLLISLPHFLFGRYHIESSISQRENDSVMPLCLVNQNLSSLPTEEPSTECEKEPGSLLWIFVMVGNIVRGMGETPIMPLGISYLEDFAKAENSPFYLACLHTATVIGPFLGLLLASFCAELFVDIGSVGADEITITATDARWVGAWWLGILICALLNLLVAIPFWFLPKSLVKEGETNEPEETSEKSATPLQENDKNETKQTMYEIAKDFIPFLKALLHNPVYMLFICITVLQFSAFDGMISFMPKYLEQQFGKSAADAIFLIGVYNLPVLCVGYFSGGLFMKKFKINLYQAANIAFWVSLLEYLLYFAAYWTVCDTSPVAGLTVSYQGIEQVSYAENTLLAGCNVDCDCPLKIWDPVCGNNGITYVSPCLAGCKSSRGAGRSVVFENCTCVAASGFSSPNISATLGQCDGHESCDKMLHYFLILTLVCSFIFSLAAMPGYMVLIRSLKPEEKSFGVGIHGLASRVFAGIPSPIYFGALIDTTCLKWGSMTCGGEGACRMYDIVTYRWLYLGLPAVLRGVSYIPSTLVLLILKKKLKSEKPVLLNEPIEMQDKGQEAVK; encoded by the exons ATGAGGGAGCCTGAGAAGCCACGTGCAGAGGACAagttctgctgcatttccaagCTGAAG GTATTTCTGCTGGCACTGTCACTTGCATTCCTTGGGAAAACGATGTCTGGTGCTTACATGAACAGCATGTACACACAGATAGAGAAACAATTTAATATCCCAGCTTCTTTAGTGGGCATCATTAATGGAAGCTTTGAAATTG GTAACTTGCTGCTGATAGCATTTGTGAGTTACTTTGGAGCAAAGCTTCACAGACCCAGGATAATTGCTTTGGGCTGCACAGTTCTGTCTTTTGGATGTCTTTTGATATCACTTCCTCATTTTCTGTTTGGGAG GTATCATATTGAAAGCAGCATTTCACAACGGGAAAATGATTCAGTGATGCCTCTGTGCCTTGTTAATCAAAACTTGTCCTCTTTGCCTACAGAGGAACCATCAACAG AGTGTGAAAAAGAGCCTGGGTCCCTGCTGTGGATTTTTGTGATGGTTGGAAACATAGTGCGAGGAATGGGTGAGACTCCCATCATGCCTTTAGGCATTTCCTATTTGGAGGATTTTGCCAAAGCAGAGAATTCACCTTTCTACCTGG CATGTCTACATACAGCAACTGTGATCGGCCCCTTCCTTGGTTTATTGTTGGCTTcattctgtgcagagctgtttgTTGACATTGGATCAGTTGGTGCAG ATGAGATAACTATAACAGCTACTGATGCCCGCTGGGTTGGAGCATGGTGGCTGGGCATTTTGATTTGTGCGCTGCTCAATCTCCTCGTGGCAATACCATTTTGGTTTTTGCCCAAGTCACTTGTGAAGGAAGGTGAAACCAATGAACCTGAAGAGACAAGTGAAAAAAGTGCAACACCATTGcaagaaaatgataaaaatgaaaccaaacagACCATGTATGAAATTGCTAAAG ATTTCATCCCCTTCCTCAAGGCTCTGCTCCACAACCCCGTGTATATGTTATTTATATGCATAACTGTGTTGCAGTTCAGTGCCTTTGATGGCATGATATCCTTCATGCCCAAATATCTGGAACAGCAGTTTGGAAAATCTGCAGCAGATGCCATCTTTTTAATTG GTGTTTACAACTTGCCAGTTCTATGCGTTGGGTATTTTTCTGGCGGCTTATTCATGAAGAAATTCAAGATAAATCTCTATCAGGCTGCGAACATAGCATTTTGGGTATCTTTACTGGAATACCTTCTCTACTTTGCTGCCTATTGGACTGTCTGTGATACCTCACCAGTTGCTGGTCTAACAGTTTCCTATCAAGG AATAGAGCAAGTTTCATATGCAGAAAATACTCTACTGGCTGGCTGCAACGTGGATTGTGATTGCCCACTTAAAATATGGGACCCTGTTTGTGGGAACAATGGAATCACTTACGTGTCACCATGTCTTGCTGGGTGTAAATCCtcaagaggagctggaaggagtGTG GTATTTGAGAACTGTACCTGTGTTGCAGCCTCAGGGTTTTCTTCTCCAAACATCTCTGCAACTCTGGGCCAGTGTGATGGACATGAAAGCTGTGACAAGATGctccattattttttaatattgactTTAGTCTGCAGCTTCATTTTTTCCTTAGCAGCCATGCCTGGATACATGGTCTTAATAAG GTCTCTGAAGCCTGAAGAGAAGTCATTTGGAGTGGGTATCCATGGGCTGGCTTCAAGAGTATTTG CTGGAATTCCATCTCCCATTTATTTTGGAGCTTTGATAGATACCACCTGCTTGAAGTGGGGTTCTATGACTTGTGGTGGAGAAGGAGCATGTAGGATGTATGATATTGTCACATACAG GTGGCTCTATCTTGGCCTGCCAGCAGTGTTACGTGGAGTGTCCTACATCCCAAGCACACTAGTTCTCCTCATTTTAAAGAAGAAACTTAAATCTGAAAAGCCAGTCTTATTAAATGAACCAATAGAAATGCAGGATAAAGGACAAGAAGCAGTGAAATAG